Proteins found in one Bremerella volcania genomic segment:
- a CDS encoding YfbM family protein: protein MGMIGCFCALEDEDLEAIIHEPRRVHLLWDDSIPPRRQPSWLARLFGAKLHPETEVDSWQLSKPVSETDVDKAWHGIHFLLTGTDWEGEGPEAFIVHGGQEIAEEVGYGYPRGFTSQEVKEIDAVLSSMDAQNLYDNADPAEFAKYGIYPEVWKDEPKEECIGYVTEYFQQLQAFVSETAASNRAMIVYLG from the coding sequence ATGGGAATGATTGGTTGTTTCTGTGCCCTGGAGGATGAAGACCTTGAGGCGATTATCCACGAGCCCAGAAGAGTTCATCTGCTTTGGGATGATTCCATTCCGCCGCGTCGGCAACCTTCGTGGCTGGCTCGGTTGTTTGGAGCGAAGTTGCATCCTGAAACCGAAGTCGATTCGTGGCAGCTTTCGAAACCGGTTTCCGAAACCGATGTCGACAAGGCCTGGCATGGCATCCACTTTCTGCTGACCGGGACCGACTGGGAAGGCGAAGGCCCGGAGGCGTTCATCGTGCATGGTGGACAGGAGATCGCTGAAGAAGTTGGCTATGGCTACCCACGCGGATTTACTTCCCAAGAGGTCAAAGAGATCGACGCGGTACTGTCGTCCATGGATGCTCAGAACCTATATGACAATGCTGATCCTGCCGAATTCGCCAAGTACGGAATATATCCGGAAGTCTGGAAAGACGAACCGAAGGAAGAATGTATTGGTTACGTCACCGAGTACTTTCAACAATTGCAAGCATTCGTCTCGGAAACGGCCGCATCCAATCGCGCGATGATTGTTTATCTGGGGTGA
- the purL gene encoding phosphoribosylformylglycinamidine synthase subunit PurL: MTLWEVDIYPASGHVDRLAASIVADAEDLQIATHLEIATAHGFLVQADFDADHIKLLADQLLVDNVVQRAVVAQAGEAIMAETPSSLYDRLIYVMPKPGVMDPVAQSTQAAIADFGQPAEAVRTFHKYWIGGLDDAQTERLVTKLLANDSVEQVIYGPMDLERLSFGKSQPFELKTINIRSLDDDHLQLLSKEGQLYLTLVEMQTIQKYFQELGRDPTDIELETVAQTWSEHCSHKTLAGKIAYKDEKQELHFDNMLKETIFAATQQIRKSLGDDDWCVSVFKDNAGIVTFNDEYNVCFKVETHNHPSALEPYGGANTGIGGVIRDPMGTGMGAKPVCNTDVFCFAPPETDPGSLPQGVLHPRRVMKGVVSGVRDYGNRMGIPTVNGAVYFDERYLGNPLVYCGNVGLIPVDKSFKEVQPNDLIVAVGGRTGRDGIHGATFSSAELTSESESLSGGAVQIGNAITEKMVLDVLLEARDRNLYNAVTDCGAGGFSSAVGEMGEELGAEVWLEKAPLKYEGLTYTEIWISEAQERMVLAVPEEKWPELQALFASEGSEAVVLGKFVPTGNLTLTYNGNTVGQLDMRFLHDGRPPIVRDAVFTPPTTQPLTLNGDDGKSLGDDLRKILSSLNVASKEWIIRQYDHEVQGGSVIKPLVGVQNDGPSDAAVVRPVLNSRKGIVLSCGMNPYFGDFDPYDMAASAIDEALRNCVAVGADPAKIAILDNFCWGYTDRPETLGTLVRAALACRDLAVALGTPFISGKDSLNNEFSYFDEHGDKKTIAIPSTLLISAMGQVDDVSTCVTMDLKQSGNRLYLVGLTKDELGGSHWSVVNDKLGGQVPQVDTDLAKKVFGGIHAAIQAKTVRACHDLSEGGLAVAVAEMAFAGGIGANISLDDIPHRLESPSAVQLLYSESNTRFVCEVPEESADAFEAALGDAPFAHIGQVAEHKELVVTHGETTLLDEPIELLKQAWQAPLNW; the protein is encoded by the coding sequence GTGACATTGTGGGAAGTTGACATCTATCCCGCTTCGGGACACGTCGATCGATTGGCCGCCTCCATCGTTGCCGACGCCGAAGACCTGCAAATCGCCACCCATCTCGAAATTGCCACGGCACACGGATTTCTCGTCCAGGCCGATTTCGACGCGGATCACATCAAGCTGCTGGCCGACCAACTGCTGGTCGACAACGTGGTCCAGCGGGCCGTCGTCGCTCAGGCAGGGGAAGCCATCATGGCCGAAACCCCTTCCTCGCTGTACGACCGCCTGATTTACGTCATGCCCAAGCCCGGCGTGATGGATCCCGTGGCCCAAAGTACTCAAGCGGCGATCGCCGACTTCGGCCAGCCAGCCGAGGCCGTTCGCACGTTCCACAAGTATTGGATCGGCGGATTGGACGACGCCCAAACCGAGCGTCTGGTCACCAAACTGCTGGCCAACGACTCGGTCGAACAGGTCATCTACGGTCCGATGGATCTGGAACGCCTGTCGTTCGGCAAGTCGCAACCGTTCGAGCTGAAGACCATCAACATCCGCTCGCTCGACGACGATCACCTGCAACTGCTCAGCAAGGAAGGCCAGTTGTACCTGACGCTGGTCGAAATGCAGACCATCCAGAAATACTTCCAGGAACTGGGCCGCGATCCGACCGACATCGAACTGGAAACGGTCGCCCAAACCTGGAGCGAACACTGCAGCCACAAAACGCTCGCCGGTAAGATCGCCTACAAGGACGAAAAGCAAGAGCTACACTTCGACAACATGTTGAAGGAGACGATCTTCGCCGCGACCCAGCAGATTCGCAAAAGCCTGGGCGATGACGACTGGTGCGTCAGCGTTTTCAAGGACAACGCCGGCATCGTCACGTTCAACGACGAGTACAACGTCTGCTTCAAGGTCGAAACGCACAATCACCCCAGCGCCCTGGAACCGTACGGCGGTGCCAACACCGGCATCGGGGGCGTGATTCGCGACCCGATGGGCACCGGCATGGGTGCCAAACCGGTCTGCAATACCGACGTTTTCTGCTTCGCTCCGCCTGAGACCGACCCCGGCAGCCTCCCGCAAGGCGTGCTGCACCCGCGTCGCGTCATGAAGGGTGTCGTCAGCGGCGTGCGTGACTACGGCAATCGCATGGGCATTCCCACGGTCAACGGTGCCGTCTACTTCGACGAACGTTACCTGGGCAATCCGCTGGTCTACTGTGGCAACGTCGGGCTGATCCCCGTCGACAAGTCGTTCAAGGAAGTTCAACCGAACGACCTGATCGTGGCCGTCGGTGGTCGTACTGGCCGAGACGGCATCCACGGTGCCACGTTCAGCTCGGCCGAACTCACCAGCGAAAGCGAATCCCTTTCCGGCGGTGCCGTGCAAATCGGCAACGCGATCACCGAAAAGATGGTGCTCGACGTCCTGCTCGAGGCCCGCGATCGTAACTTGTACAACGCCGTGACCGACTGCGGTGCCGGTGGCTTCTCTAGCGCGGTCGGCGAAATGGGAGAAGAGCTTGGAGCCGAAGTCTGGCTCGAAAAGGCTCCTCTCAAGTACGAAGGCCTGACTTACACCGAGATCTGGATCAGCGAAGCCCAGGAACGCATGGTCCTGGCCGTGCCGGAAGAGAAATGGCCGGAACTGCAAGCCTTGTTCGCCTCGGAAGGGAGCGAAGCGGTCGTACTCGGCAAGTTCGTTCCGACCGGCAATCTGACGCTGACCTACAACGGCAACACGGTTGGCCAGCTCGACATGCGGTTCCTGCACGATGGCCGCCCGCCGATCGTTCGCGACGCGGTCTTCACTCCGCCAACGACGCAGCCGCTTACGCTTAACGGCGACGATGGCAAGTCGCTCGGCGACGACCTTCGCAAGATCCTCAGCTCGCTCAACGTGGCCAGCAAGGAATGGATCATCCGTCAGTACGATCACGAAGTCCAAGGAGGCAGCGTGATCAAGCCGCTGGTCGGCGTGCAGAACGATGGCCCCAGCGATGCCGCCGTGGTTCGCCCTGTCCTCAACAGCCGCAAAGGCATCGTCCTTTCCTGCGGCATGAATCCGTACTTCGGCGACTTCGACCCGTACGACATGGCCGCCAGTGCCATCGACGAAGCTCTGCGAAACTGCGTGGCCGTCGGTGCCGATCCTGCGAAAATCGCGATCCTCGACAACTTCTGCTGGGGCTATACCGATCGACCGGAAACGCTCGGCACGCTGGTCCGGGCAGCTTTGGCCTGCCGCGATCTGGCCGTCGCTCTGGGTACGCCGTTCATCAGCGGCAAGGACAGCCTGAACAACGAATTCAGCTACTTCGACGAGCACGGCGACAAAAAGACGATCGCCATTCCATCGACGCTGCTGATCAGTGCCATGGGTCAGGTCGACGACGTTTCGACCTGCGTCACCATGGACCTGAAGCAGTCCGGCAACCGCTTGTACCTGGTCGGCCTGACCAAGGACGAATTGGGCGGTTCGCACTGGAGCGTGGTCAACGACAAGCTGGGGGGGCAGGTACCTCAAGTCGATACCGACCTGGCCAAGAAGGTCTTCGGCGGCATTCACGCGGCGATCCAAGCCAAGACCGTTCGGGCATGCCACGACTTATCCGAAGGTGGTCTGGCCGTGGCCGTCGCTGAAATGGCTTTCGCCGGCGGAATCGGCGCGAACATCTCGCTCGACGATATTCCGCACCGGTTGGAAAGCCCCTCGGCCGTTCAGCTGTTGTACAGCGAATCGAATACGCGTTTCGTCTGCGAAGTGCCGGAAGAATCGGCGGATGCGTTTGAAGCGGCACTTGGCGACGCACCGTTTGCCCACATTGGTCAGGTAGCCGAGCACAAAGAGCTGGTCGTCACCCATGGCGAAACCACGCTGCTCGATGAACCGATCGAATTGTTGAAACAGGCTTGGCAAGCTCCCCTGAACTGGTAG
- a CDS encoding prephenate dehydrogenase, with the protein MPEFQQIAILGVGLIGGSIGLAAQKRKIAGKVVGIGRSEEKLAKAQRQGCITEGTTQWQAGIRGADLIVVCSPVESIVPLVEQLVPFCRPGTIITDAGSTKQKIVDTLHLSESIRGRKDVYFVGSHPMAGSDKSGSDFATADLFQNRVTIVTPVAETDRTAKATVRKFWESLGSEVHEMNPSEHDAIVAATSHMPHVIAALVAASTPEAMLKFTSTGWADTTRIAAGDIDLWRQILTTNRGHVLQTLANFEKLLAAFRTSLEAGQEEHWIKLLKQGKHHRDIVGS; encoded by the coding sequence ATGCCTGAATTTCAACAAATCGCGATTCTCGGCGTGGGGCTCATTGGCGGCTCGATCGGTCTGGCTGCGCAGAAGCGAAAGATTGCCGGCAAAGTAGTGGGCATCGGTCGCAGTGAAGAAAAGCTGGCCAAGGCCCAGCGGCAAGGTTGTATCACGGAAGGAACCACCCAGTGGCAAGCCGGCATCCGTGGGGCCGATTTGATCGTCGTTTGCTCGCCGGTCGAGTCGATCGTACCACTGGTCGAACAGTTGGTACCCTTTTGCCGGCCTGGCACCATCATCACCGATGCCGGCAGTACCAAGCAAAAGATTGTCGATACCCTCCATTTGAGTGAGTCGATTCGCGGCCGCAAGGACGTCTACTTCGTCGGCAGCCACCCGATGGCTGGCAGCGACAAGAGTGGCAGCGATTTCGCGACCGCCGATCTATTCCAGAATCGCGTGACGATCGTGACGCCGGTGGCCGAAACGGATAGAACCGCCAAAGCGACTGTCCGCAAATTTTGGGAATCGCTGGGGAGTGAAGTCCACGAAATGAACCCCAGCGAGCACGACGCCATCGTGGCCGCTACGAGCCATATGCCCCACGTTATCGCCGCACTGGTGGCAGCTTCCACCCCCGAAGCAATGCTTAAGTTCACCAGTACGGGTTGGGCAGATACCACGCGTATTGCCGCTGGAGACATCGATTTGTGGCGTCAGATCCTCACCACCAATCGGGGCCACGTCTTGCAGACGCTAGCGAACTTTGAGAAATTGCTGGCTGCCTTTCGAACCTCGCTGGAAGCAGGTCAAGAAGAGCACTGGATCAAGCTCCTAAAACAGGGAAAGCACCACCGTGACATTGTGGGAAGTTGA
- the purQ gene encoding phosphoribosylformylglycinamidine synthase I, with product MAQPKALLIRSPGTNCDQETAFAFEQSGATADRVHLNRLLEKPELLHDYQILALAGGFSYGDDISAGRIVGSLFRHHLMDAVKKFHEDGKLILGICNGFQILIKTGLLLADDEQGLPSSTLAWNDCHMFQDRWVNLKTAGNKCVFLQGIEQMYLPVAHAEGRFVARDEATLNALEAAGQLCLTYAANRVGEDAITFPDNPNGAQRHVAGVCDETGRIFGLMPHPERYIDRTHHPRWTRGEGTDPGEGLKVFQNAVAFFG from the coding sequence ATGGCTCAGCCTAAAGCCTTGTTAATTCGCTCGCCTGGAACCAACTGCGACCAGGAAACCGCCTTTGCCTTCGAGCAGTCGGGTGCCACCGCCGATCGCGTGCACTTGAACCGCCTGTTGGAAAAGCCTGAGCTACTTCACGATTATCAAATCCTCGCCCTTGCCGGGGGCTTCAGCTACGGCGACGACATCTCCGCCGGCCGCATCGTGGGCAGTTTGTTCCGTCATCACCTGATGGACGCCGTCAAGAAGTTCCACGAAGACGGCAAGCTGATCCTGGGCATCTGCAACGGGTTTCAGATCCTGATCAAAACAGGTTTGCTGCTGGCCGACGACGAACAAGGCCTGCCATCCAGCACGCTGGCCTGGAACGACTGCCATATGTTCCAGGATCGCTGGGTGAACCTGAAGACGGCCGGCAACAAGTGCGTCTTCCTGCAGGGCATCGAGCAGATGTACCTGCCGGTCGCTCACGCCGAAGGACGTTTCGTAGCTCGCGACGAAGCGACGCTCAACGCCCTGGAAGCCGCCGGTCAGCTTTGCTTGACGTACGCCGCCAATCGCGTCGGGGAGGACGCCATCACCTTCCCCGACAACCCCAACGGTGCCCAGCGTCACGTCGCCGGCGTATGCGATGAAACCGGCCGCATCTTCGGCCTGATGCCCCACCCCGAACGCTACATCGACCGAACCCACCACCCCCGCTGGACCCGCGGCGAAGGGACCGATCCTGGTGAAGGTTTGAAGGTGTTCCAGAACGCCGTGGCGTTCTTTGGCTAA
- a CDS encoding type II secretion system F family protein: MSRTGQLGRLPIGNHAVRLASFAALSHDETSCHFHPEPFMLFSPRIRTGQLVQLCRHVGGQLHAGVDILRIWKREAERAMGTRRYMMQVIVDSIENGCTLHEAVNNTGDYFPKLFRQMVQLGEQTGHLDKIFLEIADQYEERIALRRSFLAGIAWPLIELSVAILIVGIVILVPAFLPNGLNGQPIDILGIGLIGVKGLATYAAFLFTVFFVLFAIYFLWSRGGLTFLQLDRLVMNIPWLGESIRTMCLANMAWALSLTIGAGMDIRRAMRLSLEATRTRYYEQFKEQVDRELINGEEIHDILRRTRSFPADFLDYVETGEISGRLTESMAKLAESYQEKSKAALRAISVIGGMLVTMLIFGIMILLIFKFAMFYIGILNEAIDNPLGDPRR; encoded by the coding sequence ATGAGCCGCACAGGGCAACTCGGGCGGTTGCCGATAGGCAATCATGCCGTCCGGCTTGCATCTTTTGCAGCCCTTTCGCATGATGAAACCAGTTGCCACTTTCATCCGGAACCGTTCATGCTCTTCTCACCACGCATTCGTACTGGTCAACTCGTTCAACTGTGTCGGCACGTCGGCGGGCAACTTCATGCAGGGGTCGACATTCTTCGTATTTGGAAACGCGAGGCGGAACGTGCCATGGGCACCCGACGTTACATGATGCAGGTCATTGTCGACAGTATCGAGAACGGATGTACGTTGCACGAAGCGGTCAACAATACTGGTGACTACTTTCCGAAGCTGTTTCGGCAGATGGTGCAACTGGGGGAACAGACAGGACATCTCGACAAGATCTTTTTGGAGATTGCCGATCAGTATGAGGAACGCATTGCTCTGCGGCGTTCTTTCTTGGCTGGCATTGCGTGGCCTCTAATTGAGTTGAGCGTTGCGATTTTGATTGTGGGAATTGTGATCCTGGTGCCGGCCTTCTTGCCGAACGGCCTTAACGGCCAGCCGATCGACATTCTGGGGATAGGTCTCATCGGAGTGAAAGGGCTGGCCACCTATGCCGCCTTTCTCTTTACTGTCTTCTTTGTGCTGTTTGCTATTTACTTCCTTTGGAGCCGGGGTGGTTTGACATTCCTGCAACTGGATCGCCTGGTGATGAACATCCCATGGCTTGGTGAATCGATCAGGACAATGTGTCTAGCGAACATGGCTTGGGCATTGTCGCTGACGATCGGAGCGGGCATGGACATTCGCAGAGCCATGCGACTGTCCCTTGAGGCGACTCGCACTCGGTATTACGAACAATTCAAGGAACAGGTTGATCGAGAGCTGATCAACGGGGAAGAGATTCACGACATTTTGCGTCGTACGAGAAGCTTTCCGGCCGATTTTCTGGACTACGTAGAAACAGGTGAGATATCGGGCCGGCTTACTGAATCGATGGCCAAGCTTGCTGAAAGCTATCAAGAGAAGTCGAAAGCCGCGCTTCGTGCGATCTCGGTCATTGGGGGCATGCTGGTCACTATGCTCATCTTTGGAATTATGATTCTCCTGATTTTCAAGTTTGCCATGTTTTACATTGGCATACTCAATGAGGCGATTGACAATCCGCTGGGGGATCCACGCCGATAG
- a CDS encoding substrate-binding domain-containing protein codes for MNRLPRLLLVLLVATTFASCRAKTENQAAGSGGYEFPIEAGKYRILGIRTDNTDHARAKQNAESAIANNPNLKAMVGLWAYNPPMILSAVEGAGKTGQIQVIGFDEDPVTLKGIEDGKVHGTVVQQPFVFGYKSVEFLSALARGQSLDIPESNLIFVPFKAIRKDNVEEFQAELNRIKAGNGTPPPHNQPNYDTSEKVKIAFLTNTVDPFWNYAEEGVRVAEPIFNAECEVYHPPNGTQEEQKRFIERKIGDGCQALAMSPSSPESQTGLINKAVEAFHGNVICHDSDAPNSKRKFYIGTHNYLAGREVGRLVKEAIPDGGDVMIFVGMMEQLNAQERSAGVIDELLDKPIPEEIAKYLPKDEVTQEDKPAEEPSPESTSEPTPMKEETSPEAES; via the coding sequence TTGAATCGACTTCCTAGACTGTTGTTGGTTTTGTTGGTCGCTACGACCTTTGCCAGTTGCCGCGCCAAGACGGAGAATCAAGCAGCCGGTAGCGGCGGTTACGAGTTCCCCATCGAAGCAGGCAAGTATCGTATTCTTGGGATTCGTACCGACAACACCGACCATGCCCGGGCCAAGCAAAATGCCGAGTCGGCGATTGCCAACAATCCGAACCTGAAAGCGATGGTTGGGCTGTGGGCCTACAATCCGCCCATGATCTTGAGTGCGGTCGAAGGAGCCGGCAAGACGGGCCAGATTCAAGTCATCGGTTTTGATGAAGACCCGGTCACGCTCAAAGGAATCGAAGACGGCAAGGTACACGGCACGGTCGTTCAGCAGCCGTTCGTCTTCGGATACAAGTCGGTTGAGTTTCTCTCGGCTTTGGCTCGCGGGCAGTCGCTCGACATCCCGGAAAGCAATTTGATCTTCGTTCCCTTCAAAGCCATCCGTAAGGACAACGTCGAAGAGTTTCAGGCCGAACTGAACCGCATCAAAGCGGGCAACGGAACGCCGCCTCCGCACAACCAGCCGAATTACGACACCAGCGAGAAGGTGAAGATCGCCTTCCTGACCAATACGGTCGATCCCTTCTGGAACTATGCCGAAGAAGGAGTTCGCGTTGCCGAGCCGATCTTCAACGCTGAGTGCGAAGTCTACCATCCGCCAAATGGTACGCAGGAAGAGCAAAAGCGTTTCATCGAACGCAAGATCGGCGATGGCTGCCAGGCACTTGCCATGAGCCCGAGTTCGCCGGAGAGCCAAACCGGTTTGATCAACAAGGCGGTGGAAGCGTTCCATGGTAACGTCATCTGTCACGACTCGGACGCCCCCAACAGCAAGCGTAAGTTCTACATCGGCACGCACAATTACCTGGCCGGCCGCGAAGTGGGACGCCTGGTGAAGGAAGCCATTCCCGACGGCGGCGACGTGATGATCTTCGTCGGCATGATGGAACAACTCAACGCCCAGGAGCGCAGTGCCGGCGTGATCGACGAACTGCTGGATAAGCCGATTCCTGAAGAGATCGCCAAGTATCTGCCCAAGGATGAAGTAACCCAGGAAGACAAACCAGCGGAAGAGCCTTCGCCGGAGTCGACTTCCGAGCCGACGCCGATGAAGGAAGAAACCTCGCCCGAAGCGGAGAGTTAA
- a CDS encoding sugar ABC transporter ATP-binding protein has protein sequence MKSSPPPFLEVERISKRFPGVKALSEVSLQVGAGESIAVIGENGAGKSTLMKILAGIQSPDSGTIRVEGKPVEIRGVTDALELGIALIHQELNLCDNLSVGANIYLGREPKKLGWIDQAQVNALSRKYLDQVGLKVDPRKTLADLSIGQQQLVEIAKALSCNARLLIMDEPTSSLSAREVERLFEVIQSLRASGVSIVYISHRLSEVHRVCDRVVALRDGQNSGELAREEISHDNMVRLMVGRSLDQFYAHQPMTPGEVVLRVNNVRTNAHPHNEISFELRAGEIVGLAGLVGAGRTELLETLFGIHPPERGTIEVSGKPATIRSPQDAIAHEMFLVPEDRKQQGLVLPMDVGQNTTLPGLHRLSTFSWIDPRQEQKLADDMVQRMRVKTPSTRQIIQYLSGGNQQKVVIAKWLAMNPKILLLDEPTRGIDVGAKHEIYELMEELARKGVAILFVSSEMEEILGMADRVLVMHEGAMSGELSRDQLSEEAVMHLATGQQLTAAE, from the coding sequence ATGAAGTCTTCACCCCCTCCGTTTTTAGAAGTCGAGCGAATCTCGAAACGCTTTCCCGGCGTCAAGGCTTTGTCGGAAGTCTCGCTGCAGGTGGGTGCCGGCGAGTCGATTGCCGTCATCGGCGAAAACGGCGCCGGCAAGAGCACGCTGATGAAGATCCTGGCCGGCATCCAATCGCCTGACTCCGGCACCATTCGCGTCGAAGGTAAGCCGGTAGAGATTCGCGGCGTGACCGACGCGCTGGAGCTGGGCATCGCGCTGATTCATCAGGAATTGAATCTGTGCGATAACCTTTCGGTCGGTGCCAATATCTACCTCGGCCGCGAGCCGAAGAAGCTCGGTTGGATCGATCAGGCCCAGGTGAACGCGCTGTCGCGAAAGTATCTCGACCAGGTCGGGCTGAAGGTCGATCCGCGCAAGACCCTGGCAGATCTATCGATTGGTCAGCAGCAGCTTGTCGAAATTGCCAAGGCACTTTCCTGCAACGCCAGGCTGTTGATCATGGACGAGCCGACCTCGAGTCTTTCGGCCCGCGAGGTCGAACGGCTGTTCGAGGTGATCCAGTCGCTGCGAGCATCCGGGGTGAGTATCGTTTACATCTCGCACCGCCTGAGCGAAGTGCACCGCGTGTGCGATCGGGTGGTGGCCCTGCGCGATGGTCAGAACAGTGGCGAATTGGCCCGCGAAGAGATCTCGCACGACAACATGGTACGGCTGATGGTCGGGCGTTCTCTCGATCAGTTTTACGCTCACCAGCCCATGACCCCGGGCGAGGTGGTGCTTCGCGTGAACAACGTTCGCACGAATGCCCATCCCCACAATGAAATCAGTTTCGAGCTACGAGCCGGCGAGATTGTCGGGCTGGCTGGTCTGGTCGGGGCAGGGCGGACCGAACTGCTTGAGACCCTCTTTGGCATCCATCCGCCAGAAAGGGGCACGATCGAGGTCTCGGGAAAACCAGCCACGATTCGATCTCCCCAGGATGCGATCGCCCACGAGATGTTCCTGGTGCCGGAAGATCGTAAGCAGCAGGGGCTCGTCTTGCCGATGGACGTCGGGCAGAATACCACGCTGCCGGGGCTGCATCGGCTGTCCACCTTCTCGTGGATCGACCCGCGGCAGGAACAAAAGCTGGCCGACGACATGGTCCAGCGAATGCGGGTCAAAACACCCAGCACGCGGCAGATCATCCAGTACCTCAGCGGCGGCAACCAGCAGAAGGTGGTTATCGCCAAGTGGTTGGCCATGAACCCGAAGATACTGCTGCTGGATGAACCGACCCGCGGAATCGACGTGGGAGCGAAGCACGAAATCTACGAACTGATGGAAGAGCTTGCCCGCAAAGGGGTGGCAATTCTGTTCGTTTCGAGTGAAATGGAAGAGATCCTGGGAATGGCCGACCGCGTGCTGGTGATGCACGAAGGGGCTATGTCGGGGGAACTGTCACGAGACCAACTCAGTGAAGAGGCGGTCATGCATCTTGCCACCGGTCAGCAGTTGACGGCCGCCGAATAA
- a CDS encoding ABC transporter permease: MLKNIVLLLLIFAIFGVTALIAPTFASGYNLDIMARWTGLYGIMAIGAAFVIIAGGIDLSMGSMVALVGVQFGILINDQQMNPYAAMVIVLVGAMLIGLGYGLLITKLKLQPFVVTLCGLLVLRSVARYLAHDDKISNFVTPDGGTDIAYLTSADFLWIPLPLWMLLILGVLSALVLNKTTFGRYLKALGNNEQAARYSGINTDWITIAAYMVCSLMAGISAILFAIDLNSVGPNEAGTFYELYAIAAAVLGGCSLRGGTGSIVGVILGTAILRELYQAIETLQVSELEGTVIGIVILAGVIADEIIRRVVDARRRKQEAAAASG; the protein is encoded by the coding sequence ATGCTTAAGAATATTGTTCTATTGCTGTTGATCTTCGCCATCTTCGGCGTGACGGCGTTGATCGCTCCGACATTCGCCAGCGGCTACAACCTCGATATCATGGCCCGTTGGACCGGGCTGTACGGGATCATGGCGATCGGGGCCGCGTTTGTGATCATCGCCGGCGGCATCGACCTTTCCATGGGGTCGATGGTCGCGTTGGTTGGCGTGCAGTTTGGCATTTTGATCAACGATCAGCAGATGAACCCGTATGCGGCGATGGTCATCGTGCTGGTCGGCGCGATGTTGATTGGGCTCGGGTATGGGTTGTTGATCACGAAGCTAAAGCTGCAACCGTTCGTCGTCACGCTGTGCGGCTTGCTGGTGCTTCGGAGCGTCGCACGCTACCTGGCGCACGACGACAAGATCTCGAACTTCGTCACGCCGGATGGTGGCACCGACATCGCCTATTTGACCTCGGCCGATTTTCTATGGATACCGCTTCCCCTGTGGATGCTGTTGATCCTGGGCGTTCTCTCGGCGTTGGTCTTGAACAAGACGACCTTCGGGCGTTATCTGAAGGCGCTAGGCAACAACGAGCAAGCGGCCCGTTACAGCGGGATCAATACCGACTGGATCACGATCGCGGCGTACATGGTATGCTCGCTGATGGCCGGCATCTCGGCCATTCTATTCGCCATCGACCTGAACAGCGTCGGCCCGAACGAAGCCGGGACCTTCTACGAACTGTACGCGATCGCCGCGGCGGTCCTGGGTGGATGCAGCCTTCGCGGCGGCACCGGATCGATCGTAGGCGTGATCCTCGGCACGGCCATTTTGCGAGAACTCTACCAGGCGATCGAAACGCTGCAAGTTTCCGAACTGGAAGGCACCGTCATCGGCATCGTCATCCTGGCCGGCGTGATCGCCGACGAGATCATCCGCCGCGTGGTCGATGCCCGCCGACGGAAACAGGAAGCGGCTGCGGCAAGCGGGTAA